A stretch of the Capsicum annuum cultivar UCD-10X-F1 chromosome 8, UCD10Xv1.1, whole genome shotgun sequence genome encodes the following:
- the LOC107845586 gene encoding uncharacterized protein LOC107845586, translating into MASLTHLPSATAAVTLRHVRHKQLQLLKTRGMPNRMTFPCISHKPFSICCSNQSSWEPAPITYVPSDNIKDNFLEGTANIFETMSSSKQAEAESSLTEAEGVTDAKNQPTLQLQYLQWPMWLLGPAILLATGMVPTLWLPISSVVIGSNIASLLSLTGLDCIYNLGANLFLLLADSCARSPDSNQDSSSKPPFSYQLWNMVANVMGLVIPLVVLFGSQNSVLQPQLPFISYAVLLGPYLLLLSIQILTEMLTWHWKSPVWLVTPVVYEAYRVLQLMRGLKLSAELSAPAWMLHTIRGLVCWWVLILGMQLMRVAWYAGFTARAHQKLLHALPDAD; encoded by the coding sequence ATGGCATCTTTAACCCACCTGCCATCTGCCACAGCAGCAGTTACTTTGCGTCATGTACGTCATAAACAGCTGCAATTGTTGAAAACCCGAGGAATGCCAAATAGAATGACCTTTCCGTGTATTAGTCATAAGCCATTCTCTATTTGCTGCTCAAATCAGTCTTCATGGGAACCTGCACCTATCACTTATGTTCCTAGTGATAAtattaaagataattttttggaAGGGACAGCCAATATATTTGAAACCATGTCTTCCAGTAAACAAGCGGAAGCGGAATCTTCATTAACTGAGGCTGAAGGGGTCACTGATGCAAAGAACCAGCCAACATTGCAGCTCCAATACCTTCAATGGCCCATGTGGCTTCTTGGGCCTGCCATTCTCTTAGCCACTGGGATGGTGCCCACTTTGTGGCTACCTATTTCATCAGTTGTCATTGGTTCCAACATAGCCAGCCTTCTTTCCTTGACTGGACTtgattgtatttacaatcttggAGCAAATCTGTTTCTCCTATTAGCCGATTCTTGTGCTCGTTCACCAGACAGCAATCAAGATTCCAGCAGCAAGCCGccttttagttatcagttatggAACATGGTAGCAAATGTTATGGGTCTAGTCATTCCCTTGGTAGTGCTATTTGGTTCTCAAAACAGTGTCCTTCAGCCTCAACTTCCTTTCATTTCTTATGCTGTGCTCTTGGGTCCATATCTTCTGCTTCTATCAATACAGATACTCACAGAGATGCTAACATGGCATTGGAAGTCACCAGTATGGTTGGTGACACCGGTAGTCTATGAAGCTTATCGTGTGTTACAACTAATGAGAGGGTTAAAGCTCAGTGCAGAACTCAGTGCACCAGCATGGATGCTGCATACCATTAGGGGATTAGTCTGCTGGTGGGTTCTCATTCTTGGCATGCAGCTCATGAGGGTCGCTTGGTATGCTGGTTTCACTGCTCGGGCTCATCAGAAACTGCTGCATGCCTTGCCTGACGCTGATTAG
- the LOC107845598 gene encoding vesicle-associated protein 1-2 — protein sequence MSNGELLLIDPVELQFPFELKKQISCSLQLTNKSDDHVAFKVKTTNPKKYCVRPNTGIVTPRSTCDVIVTMQAQKEAPPDMQCKDKFLLQSVVASPVTTPKDITPEMFSKESGNHVEECKLRVAYVPPQPPSPVREGSEEGSSPRASVSENGAEFHNASRTYAEPQDSSSEAKALILKLSEEKNSAMQQNTKLQQELDFLKRESSRSRGGIPFMYVIIVGLLGLFLGYFLKKT from the exons ATGAGTAACGGAGAGCTACTTCTAATAGATCCAGTAGAGCTTCAGTTTCCAT TTGAATTGAAGAAGCAGATCTCGTGCTCTTTGCAATTAACTAACAAATCTGATGATCATGTAGCCTTCAAG GTGAAGACGACGAATCCAAAGAAGTACTGTGTAAGGCCTAACACTGGAATTGTTACGCCTCGCTCTACCTGTGACGTCATAG TTACAATGCAAGCACAAAAAGAGGCACCACCGGATATGCAATGCAAGGATAAATTCCTGCTTCAAAGTGTAGTGGCAAGCCCCGTAACTACGCCTAAGGATATAACTCCAGAAATG ttcAGCAAGGAATCAGGGAATCATGTTGAAGAGTGCAAGTTGAGAGTGGCTTATGTTCCACCTCAACCACCATCGCCTGTGCGGGAGGGATCCGAGGAAGGTTCCTCACCTAGGGCTTCAGTATCTGAAAATGGAGCTGAGTTCCACAAT GCTTCCAGGACATATGCTGAGCCACAAGACAGTTCATCAGAG GCAAAAGCACTAATTTTGAAGCTGTCAGAGGAGAAAAATTCTGCAATGCAGCAAAATACCAAGCTTCAGCAAGAATTG GATTTCTTGAAACGCGAAAGCAGCAGAAGTCGTGGCGGAATCCCATTTatgtatgttattattgttggaCTGCTAGGCCTCTTTCTTGGCTATTTTCTCAAGAAGACATGA